The following are encoded together in the Roseivirga misakiensis genome:
- a CDS encoding LamG-like jellyroll fold domain-containing protein, with protein MMSLSRTTFSKRIFAITRFLGVIIAVCLFLEHQSYGQSITYNKGFDISGASFDASVLSLSAQETDPEALLFNDDGTVLYVLGRAVADINEYSLSTPYDISTASFTQIALDVSSQDDTPQSIIFNDDGTVLYLLGNTGNDVTEYSLSSAYDISTAMFVQVALIVTTQEEEPQDFMFNNTGSRLYVLGSTTGEVHEYILSTAFDISTASFLQTALDLSSQESEARAMTFDETGDFLYVMGNSGDDVNEYSLSTAYNISTASFVEVVLSFNGQENSPQDFAYNDTGSKLYLVGNNGDDVNEYDLAGFFEETSSNNGAVSGSASITLDGDTFTGTNGDDFIGNGNTSISNVPSGLTAVLTRISSTELTLTFTGQATNNDDANDVASLVFTFVDAAFDTNPAASVTNAVSTLSDVGIDFNDNFSPTSLTLSNSSIAEESLSTIGTFTTTDVDILDTHTYSLVAGSGDDDNGSFTINADAISFTSEPDFETPSDLGDTPSNNTYAIRVQTNDGNGGVLEETFIITVTDVVTETDTDSDGILDYVDIDDDNDGILDTEESNCTDASAQFVIMPVAFWALDNNTDDSQGANDENGTSFSSFSTTAIQGTHSGSFDGSTSIQYSVNGAFMESAYTNISFSAWILPDNLTGDRVIYEEGGGTNGFMLWLNDGTLTATARSGGAGTEESAVAASTLTLDGLWHHVAATFDNGTITVYLDGVPVSSTASYSTIAAHTDNGGIGGPVSTAPNGVSGFYSGLMDAARYSNAETWSFSEISTEAQRLCDADGDGVFNHLDLDSDNDGIPDNIEAQTTSGYVAQGVFTDANLDGLNDVYAGGLTPENTDGTDDPDYLDLDSDNDGLFDIAESGSGLTDTTPNDGRTDGTVGTNGLDNTLDGGADDFTDVNGSFDDSQADNFTNTDGINDVDYRDSALSIFYNAGTFTETANNDGSVESASSVIVTLFQDTFTGTNGDDFIGNGNVSISNVPIGLTAVLTRSSDTELTLTFTGQATDNDDTDDVASLIFTFTDAAFTTNTAASVANSVAASSDISIDFNDNFAPTELNLSNTEIQENSTATIGSFTTTDVDLIDAHTYTLVAGTGDEDNGLFTISTDAISFTSAPDFESPSDIGDTPGNNTYAIRVRTDDGNGGIFEQTFIISVTDVVDETDTDSDGVLDIVDLDDDNDGILDVDETACSDPSASFVTTPVAYWTMDNSTDDTQGSNDENGTSFSSFSTTAIQGTHSASFDGSTSIRYSVDGGFMELAYTNISFSAWILPDDLTGDRVIYEEGGGTNGFLLWLDDGILTATGRSGGAGSEESVAVSTTLTLDGLWHHVAATFDNGTMTVYLDGESASISAGFSSIPGHGDDGGIGGPVSTAPNGVTGFFSGLLDAARYSNALTWTNAEIISESLRLCDTDGDGIYNQLDLDSDNDGIPDNIEAQTTLGYLAPGVFTDANVDGVNDVYAGGLSIENTDGTDEPDFLDLDSDNDGIFDIAESGSGLTDTTPNDGQTDGAVGTNGLDNTLDGGADDFTDVNGSFDDSQSDNFTDSDGDVNGGGDVDYRDITLAIFYTSATFTETANNDGAVSSATTVSITLLQDTFSGTNGDDFIDDGNASISNLPVGLTAVLTRENDTELTLTITGQATGNEDIDDVSSLVFTFTDAAFTTNAAASITNAVAASSGIAIDFNDNFAPTELVLSNNSIQERLTSTIGTFTTTDQDALDTHSYTLVAGSGDEDNALFTITSDAISFISAPDFESPNDIGDTPGNNTYAIRVQTDDGNGGTFEETFIINVTDLVNETDTDSDGIIDTEDLDDDNDGILDEVETACSDPSATFVTTPVAFWTLDNNTDDTQGSNDENGTSFSSFSTTSIQGTHSASFDGSTSIRYSVDGGFMELAYANISFSAWILPDNITGDRVIYEEGGSTNGFMLWLDDGVLTATARGGGVSTERSAVASTSLTLDGLWHHVAATYDNGTITVYLDGVSASNITDDFTTVPAHGDDGGIGGPVSTAPNGVTGFFSGLMDAVRYSNSQTWSSPDILTESLRVCDPDGDGISSQLDLDSDNDGIPDNIEAQTTLGYVAPGVFADANFDGVNDVYAGGLPVENTDGTDEPDYLDLDSDNDGIFDIAESGSGLTDTTPNDGQTDGTVGTNGLDNTLDGGADDFTDVNGSFDDTQDDNFTDSDGDVNGGGDVDYRDVNLSIFYGNEDFTETTDNNGAVSSAGSVVITLSQDTFTGTNGDDFIGNSNVSISNVPAGLTAVLTRSSDTELTLTLTGEATDNEDADDVSSLEFTFVDAAFTTNNAASISNAVAASSGISIDFEDNNAPTALFLSANSISENSTATIGTFSTTDADAGNSHIYTLVAGSGDEDNGFFTITGDALSFTSGPDFELPDDTGGTPGDNVYAIRVQTDDDNGGTLEEIFLITVVDVNEPGVVDGTVLWMKADAGTAFTTDGGNAGAWTDQSGSSNDASVANGNPTYVLNGTSNTNFNPQLDFDGDDSYSLADPALLPTGSAARTYFVVSRSANVATGGEALFAHGTSAAGEQVALTFNGGNELISLGVNGLRRGVSGSTSTNPQLGYYNISTSNSSSIALGVNGLDQTAAVLSGADQTINTGSTSANIGADISASSFWNGSLNELMVFNRDISGTERQQVESYLALKYGITLDNSGGGTEGDYLFSNESPIWDASDNATFQNNVAGIIRDDGSDLNQKQSRSINGDAIVTIGLDDNLDGLEATNTANSSAFSADFSALIWGHDGEDLYDSEDNIDFDRSQVNSRLNREWRVREIGTVGTVVVQFDVSGLLGPGDVVGGNDESEIVLLVDADGNFAADAAVVSQSFVVASDGLVNFMVDFTDGAYFTLASAENFALPVTLTLFKAEVENNQVQLEWHTASEENHSHFLLKRSSDGFDFETIALVEDYSKAFDSGVKVYQWVDRRPKFGNNYYKLVDVSITGIEDSSEIIRAYFEYNSKNFKVYPNPVQVGEVIKVQLPTSGGNLNVNVLTVDGRLVPTEMTRTNDRLELKMKQARQGYYLIKIILDDRVFSYPILIKK; from the coding sequence ATGATGAGTTTATCGCGAACCACTTTTTCGAAGCGTATCTTCGCTATAACCCGCTTCCTAGGCGTCATCATCGCGGTGTGTCTTTTCCTAGAACATCAATCTTATGGTCAGTCGATAACTTACAACAAAGGATTCGATATATCTGGTGCATCCTTTGACGCATCCGTACTATCTCTATCTGCCCAAGAAACCGATCCGGAAGCTCTGCTTTTTAACGATGACGGTACGGTCTTATATGTGCTTGGTAGAGCTGTGGCCGATATTAACGAGTATAGCCTAAGCACTCCTTATGATATTTCGACAGCCAGTTTCACGCAAATAGCACTAGATGTATCTTCGCAAGATGATACGCCTCAGAGCATCATCTTTAATGATGATGGTACAGTGCTATATCTACTTGGGAATACTGGCAATGATGTGACCGAATATAGCTTGAGTTCCGCTTATGATATTTCCACAGCCATGTTTGTACAAGTGGCCTTGATTGTGACCACGCAAGAGGAAGAACCACAGGATTTTATGTTTAATAATACGGGCAGTAGACTATACGTGCTTGGCTCTACCACAGGAGAAGTTCATGAATATATATTGAGTACGGCTTTCGATATTTCGACGGCCTCCTTTTTGCAAACAGCACTCGATTTATCTAGTCAAGAATCCGAAGCCAGAGCCATGACTTTTGATGAGACTGGTGACTTCTTGTATGTGATGGGAAATAGTGGCGACGATGTCAATGAATACAGCCTTAGTACGGCTTACAATATATCAACAGCATCTTTTGTAGAGGTAGTTTTATCATTTAATGGCCAAGAGAATTCCCCTCAAGATTTTGCCTATAATGATACGGGTAGCAAGCTTTATTTAGTTGGTAATAACGGCGATGACGTCAATGAATACGATTTAGCGGGTTTTTTCGAAGAAACAAGTAGTAACAATGGTGCCGTTAGCGGATCGGCGAGTATCACTCTAGATGGAGATACCTTTACAGGTACTAATGGCGACGATTTTATTGGAAATGGCAATACGAGCATAAGTAATGTGCCTTCGGGACTCACGGCAGTACTCACGCGCATCAGTAGTACAGAACTGACTTTAACTTTCACAGGTCAGGCTACAAATAATGACGATGCGAATGACGTAGCCAGTCTAGTCTTCACCTTTGTTGATGCCGCATTTGATACCAACCCAGCCGCAAGCGTAACGAATGCAGTATCCACACTTTCAGATGTGGGTATTGATTTTAACGATAATTTCTCACCAACTTCATTGACATTGAGCAATAGCAGTATTGCTGAGGAAAGTCTTTCCACTATTGGGACCTTTACTACTACCGATGTAGACATTTTGGATACCCATACTTATTCATTGGTAGCAGGTTCGGGAGATGATGATAATGGATCCTTTACCATTAACGCAGACGCAATTTCCTTTACAAGCGAACCAGACTTTGAAACGCCTTCTGACCTTGGGGATACACCAAGTAATAATACATATGCTATTCGGGTACAAACAAATGATGGGAATGGAGGCGTTTTAGAAGAAACATTTATCATAACAGTCACAGATGTAGTCACAGAAACGGATACCGATTCTGATGGCATATTAGATTATGTAGATATAGATGATGACAACGATGGAATATTGGACACAGAGGAATCAAATTGTACCGACGCTTCCGCTCAGTTTGTCATTATGCCTGTGGCCTTTTGGGCATTAGATAACAATACTGACGATAGTCAAGGGGCTAACGACGAAAATGGTACTTCATTTTCATCATTTAGTACCACTGCGATCCAAGGAACTCATTCTGGAAGCTTCGACGGTTCTACGAGCATACAATACAGTGTAAATGGTGCTTTTATGGAATCTGCATACACTAACATCAGTTTTTCAGCCTGGATTTTGCCTGATAATCTTACTGGAGATCGTGTGATTTATGAAGAAGGAGGAGGTACAAATGGATTCATGCTATGGTTAAATGATGGCACGCTTACGGCTACGGCTAGATCAGGAGGGGCAGGTACTGAAGAATCGGCAGTAGCAGCCAGTACATTGACATTAGACGGACTATGGCATCATGTAGCAGCAACTTTTGATAATGGAACTATCACAGTCTATTTGGATGGTGTACCCGTAAGTAGTACCGCGAGTTATTCCACGATAGCCGCTCACACCGACAATGGGGGTATTGGAGGACCCGTTTCCACAGCTCCAAATGGTGTCTCAGGATTCTATTCTGGGCTAATGGATGCCGCTCGATACAGCAACGCAGAGACATGGTCTTTTTCAGAGATTAGCACTGAAGCTCAAAGGCTTTGCGATGCAGATGGAGATGGTGTTTTTAACCACCTAGACCTTGATTCGGATAATGATGGTATTCCAGATAATATAGAAGCACAAACCACCTCGGGATATGTTGCTCAAGGCGTATTTACAGACGCTAATCTAGACGGTCTAAATGATGTTTATGCAGGCGGTTTGACCCCAGAAAATACAGATGGGACCGATGACCCAGACTACTTGGATTTAGATTCAGATAATGATGGTCTTTTCGACATTGCAGAATCAGGTTCCGGACTTACCGATACAACACCAAATGATGGCCGTACCGACGGCACTGTAGGTACTAATGGTCTTGATAATACCTTAGATGGTGGTGCAGATGACTTTACCGATGTAAATGGCTCTTTTGATGACTCACAAGCCGATAACTTTACGAATACCGATGGTATAAACGATGTCGATTACAGAGATAGCGCACTGTCAATATTCTATAATGCTGGAACTTTCACGGAAACTGCCAATAATGATGGATCCGTAGAAAGTGCTTCATCAGTTATCGTCACACTTTTCCAAGATACATTTACAGGCACTAATGGTGATGACTTTATCGGTAACGGCAATGTTAGTATTAGTAATGTTCCGATAGGTTTGACCGCCGTACTCACCCGATCGAGTGATACCGAACTAACACTTACCTTCACAGGTCAAGCCACTGATAATGACGATACTGATGATGTTGCCAGCCTTATCTTTACATTTACAGATGCTGCTTTCACCACGAATACAGCTGCATCAGTTGCGAACTCAGTAGCGGCTTCATCAGATATTTCTATTGATTTCAATGATAACTTTGCCCCAACCGAACTGAATCTTAGTAATACTGAAATTCAAGAAAATAGCACAGCCACCATCGGCAGTTTTACGACGACGGATGTCGATTTAATTGATGCACATACCTACACGCTTGTAGCTGGTACTGGAGATGAAGATAACGGCCTTTTTACCATCAGTACTGATGCAATATCCTTTACCAGTGCTCCAGATTTTGAAAGCCCAAGTGATATTGGAGATACCCCTGGGAATAATACTTATGCCATACGCGTGCGTACAGATGATGGTAATGGTGGCATCTTCGAGCAAACCTTTATTATTTCGGTGACAGATGTGGTCGATGAAACCGATACTGATTCGGATGGAGTTTTAGATATCGTCGACCTTGACGATGATAATGATGGTATACTTGATGTAGATGAAACAGCTTGCTCAGACCCTTCAGCATCATTCGTAACAACGCCTGTCGCTTATTGGACAATGGATAATTCTACCGATGATACACAGGGAAGTAATGATGAAAATGGCACTTCATTTTCCTCCTTTAGCACCACAGCCATCCAAGGAACACATTCGGCTAGTTTTGATGGCTCTACCAGTATTCGATATAGTGTAGATGGAGGTTTTATGGAGTTGGCCTACACCAACATCAGTTTTTCAGCATGGATACTTCCTGATGATTTAACTGGCGATCGAGTTATTTATGAAGAGGGAGGTGGTACTAATGGTTTCTTGTTATGGCTTGATGATGGTATCCTTACAGCAACCGGTCGCTCTGGAGGTGCAGGATCTGAAGAGTCAGTAGCCGTATCGACAACCTTGACTCTTGATGGATTGTGGCACCACGTAGCCGCGACTTTCGATAATGGTACGATGACTGTTTACTTAGACGGGGAGTCCGCTTCTATTTCGGCTGGTTTCAGCAGTATACCTGGCCATGGAGATGACGGCGGTATCGGCGGCCCTGTTTCTACAGCTCCCAATGGGGTGACGGGGTTCTTTTCTGGATTGCTGGATGCCGCGCGGTATAGCAACGCATTAACCTGGACCAATGCGGAAATTATTTCAGAATCGCTTAGGCTATGTGATACTGATGGCGATGGTATCTACAATCAATTAGACCTTGATTCGGATAACGACGGTATCCCTGATAATATAGAGGCACAAACGACATTAGGGTATCTCGCGCCGGGGGTATTTACCGATGCAAATGTAGACGGTGTCAACGATGTTTATGCAGGCGGCCTTTCTATTGAAAATACTGATGGAACAGACGAGCCAGACTTTTTAGATCTTGATTCAGATAACGACGGCATTTTTGACATCGCGGAATCTGGTTCAGGCTTAACCGATACCACACCGAATGATGGCCAAACCGATGGCGCAGTGGGTACCAACGGTTTAGATAATACGCTCGATGGAGGTGCAGATGACTTCACAGATGTTAACGGTTCATTTGACGATTCCCAAAGTGACAATTTTACTGATTCTGATGGCGATGTGAACGGTGGAGGAGATGTAGATTACAGAGATATCACCTTGGCTATATTTTACACTTCAGCCACTTTTACAGAAACTGCGAATAATGATGGTGCCGTTTCAAGTGCAACAACGGTGAGTATCACTTTACTTCAAGATACATTTTCGGGCACAAATGGCGATGATTTTATAGATGACGGTAACGCTAGTATTAGCAATCTTCCAGTTGGACTAACAGCCGTGCTAACGCGGGAAAACGACACGGAGTTAACATTAACCATTACAGGACAAGCCACGGGTAATGAGGATATCGATGATGTATCTAGCTTGGTTTTCACCTTTACTGATGCTGCATTTACAACGAATGCGGCAGCGTCGATCACAAATGCAGTAGCGGCATCATCAGGAATCGCGATCGATTTCAACGATAACTTTGCACCGACTGAATTAGTATTGAGTAATAACAGTATCCAAGAGCGCTTGACGAGCACCATTGGTACTTTTACCACTACTGATCAAGATGCCCTCGATACGCATAGTTACACACTCGTAGCCGGTTCAGGTGATGAAGACAATGCGCTATTTACTATTACTTCTGATGCCATATCATTCATAAGCGCACCTGATTTTGAAAGTCCTAATGATATCGGAGATACACCAGGCAATAATACTTATGCCATACGTGTACAGACTGATGATGGAAACGGAGGAACCTTTGAAGAAACCTTTATTATTAATGTTACCGATCTGGTGAACGAAACGGATACAGATTCAGACGGTATCATAGACACAGAGGACCTTGACGATGACAACGACGGAATTTTGGATGAGGTTGAAACTGCTTGCTCTGACCCTTCCGCAACCTTTGTAACTACGCCAGTCGCATTTTGGACCTTAGATAATAATACTGATGACACGCAGGGCAGCAATGATGAAAATGGCACCTCTTTTTCTTCCTTTAGTACAACATCAATTCAAGGGACACATTCGGCCAGTTTTGATGGCTCTACAAGCATTCGCTATAGCGTAGATGGTGGTTTTATGGAGTTAGCATACGCCAACATCAGCTTTTCAGCATGGATACTTCCAGATAACATTACGGGCGATCGAGTGATATATGAGGAAGGTGGATCTACTAATGGATTTATGCTCTGGTTAGATGATGGGGTATTAACGGCTACCGCTCGTGGAGGAGGAGTCAGTACAGAAAGATCGGCCGTTGCATCAACTTCATTAACCTTAGATGGTTTATGGCACCATGTGGCTGCCACCTATGACAATGGTACGATAACCGTTTACCTAGATGGAGTAAGTGCTAGTAATATTACCGATGATTTCACAACTGTACCAGCGCACGGTGATGACGGGGGGATAGGCGGCCCGGTTTCGACAGCACCCAATGGAGTCACAGGCTTCTTCTCAGGATTGATGGACGCTGTACGATACAGTAATTCACAAACTTGGTCGAGTCCAGATATTCTCACGGAGTCATTGAGAGTTTGTGATCCAGATGGTGACGGAATCAGTAGTCAACTTGATCTGGACTCCGACAATGATGGTATTCCTGATAATATCGAAGCACAAACAACGCTAGGATACGTGGCACCGGGTGTGTTTGCAGACGCGAATTTTGATGGTGTCAATGACGTGTACGCTGGAGGTCTTCCAGTTGAGAATACAGATGGAACTGATGAACCGGACTATCTCGATTTAGATTCCGATAACGATGGTATCTTCGATATAGCCGAATCAGGCTCTGGGCTTACGGATACTACACCAAACGATGGTCAAACAGATGGTACAGTGGGCACCAATGGATTGGACAATACACTCGATGGAGGTGCCGATGATTTTACAGACGTCAACGGTTCATTTGATGACACCCAAGATGATAATTTCACGGATTCGGATGGTGACGTCAACGGCGGAGGTGATGTGGACTACAGAGATGTAAACCTTTCCATATTTTATGGAAATGAAGACTTTACTGAAACAACGGATAATAATGGAGCTGTGTCTAGTGCAGGATCGGTAGTGATTACGTTGTCACAAGATACCTTTACAGGTACAAATGGAGATGACTTTATCGGCAATTCTAATGTGAGTATTAGTAATGTTCCAGCAGGTTTGACAGCCGTACTTACGCGATCTAGTGACACCGAGTTAACCCTTACTTTAACAGGAGAAGCCACTGATAATGAGGATGCAGACGATGTTTCGAGCCTTGAATTCACATTCGTAGATGCCGCTTTTACAACCAATAATGCGGCGAGTATTTCTAATGCTGTAGCTGCATCTTCTGGAATCTCGATTGATTTTGAAGATAACAATGCACCAACCGCTTTATTCTTGAGCGCTAACAGTATTTCGGAAAATAGTACAGCGACAATTGGTACATTTTCTACAACGGACGCTGATGCTGGAAATAGTCATATCTACACATTGGTAGCCGGATCTGGCGATGAAGACAATGGGTTTTTTACTATCACAGGTGATGCGCTCAGTTTTACATCCGGACCAGACTTTGAATTACCAGATGATACAGGTGGAACGCCTGGAGACAATGTTTACGCTATAAGAGTACAGACCGACGATGATAATGGAGGCACATTAGAAGAAATCTTCCTCATCACGGTAGTAGACGTGAACGAACCTGGCGTAGTGGATGGAACTGTACTTTGGATGAAAGCCGATGCAGGTACAGCATTTACAACCGATGGAGGAAATGCTGGCGCATGGACAGATCAAAGTGGTTCGTCAAATGATGCATCAGTCGCCAACGGAAACCCTACTTACGTACTCAATGGAACGAGCAACACCAATTTCAATCCACAGTTAGATTTCGATGGAGACGATAGTTACAGTCTCGCTGATCCTGCGCTTTTACCGACAGGCAGCGCTGCAAGAACGTACTTTGTGGTCAGTAGAAGTGCCAATGTAGCCACAGGGGGAGAAGCACTTTTTGCACATGGTACCAGTGCTGCCGGAGAACAAGTTGCACTCACTTTTAACGGAGGAAACGAGCTGATTTCTTTAGGGGTTAATGGGCTGAGAAGAGGTGTAAGTGGAAGTACTTCGACTAATCCACAATTGGGCTATTATAATATTAGTACATCAAATTCTAGCAGCATTGCTTTAGGAGTAAATGGATTGGATCAAACTGCGGCTGTCCTCTCTGGGGCAGATCAGACCATTAACACTGGTTCTACATCGGCGAATATCGGGGCTGATATTTCGGCTAGTAGCTTTTGGAATGGTAGCCTTAATGAACTCATGGTCTTTAACCGTGATATCTCAGGCACCGAACGTCAACAAGTAGAGTCCTACCTGGCCTTAAAGTATGGTATCACCCTAGATAATTCAGGAGGAGGTACCGAAGGTGATTACTTATTTTCTAATGAATCACCAATTTGGGATGCCTCTGATAATGCAACCTTCCAGAATAATGTAGCCGGTATTATCCGAGACGATGGCTCAGATTTAAATCAAAAGCAATCACGATCTATCAATGGCGATGCGATTGTTACGATTGGGTTGGATGATAACTTAGATGGACTGGAAGCGACTAATACTGCAAACTCAAGTGCATTTTCAGCCGACTTTTCGGCACTGATTTGGGGACATGATGGTGAAGACCTCTACGATAGCGAAGATAATATCGACTTTGACCGATCGCAGGTGAACAGCCGACTCAATAGAGAGTGGCGCGTCAGGGAAATTGGTACTGTAGGTACAGTGGTCGTGCAGTTTGATGTCAGTGGCTTACTGGGTCCAGGTGACGTAGTAGGAGGAAATGATGAAAGCGAAATCGTGCTTTTGGTAGATGCCGATGGAAATTTTGCTGCGGATGCAGCGGTTGTATCTCAGTCATTTGTCGTTGCTTCGGACGGATTGGTAAACTTTATGGTTGATTTTACAGACGGAGCATATTTCACCTTAGCATCAGCCGAAAACTTTGCCCTGCCTGTAACCCTAACCTTATTTAAAGCGGAGGTGGAAAATAATCAAGTTCAATTAGAGTGGCATACCGCTAGTGAAGAGAATCATAGTCACTTTTTACTAAAACGGTCTAGTGACGGATTTGATTTTGAGACAATTGCTCTTGTTGAGGACTATTCTAAAGCCTTTGATAGTGGAGTAAAAGTATATCAATGGGTTGATAGACGTCCAAAATTCGGGAATAACTACTATAAGTTAGTCGACGTCTCGATAACAGGTATTGAAGATTCATCGGAGATTATTCGAGCCTACTTCGAGTACAATTCGAAAAATTTCAAAGTCTATCCAAATCCAGTACAAGTAGGAGAGGTGATCAAAGTACAGTTACCAACTAGCGGTGGAAACTTGAATGTTAATGTCTTAACAGTCGATGGTAGATTGGTGCCAACTGAAATGACACGAACTAACGATCGACTTGAACTAAAAATGAAACAAGCGAGACAAGGCTATTATCTAATCAAGATTATCCTTGATGACCGCGTTTTTAGTTACCCGATTTTAATCAAGAAGTAA